In the Sorghum bicolor cultivar BTx623 chromosome 4, Sorghum_bicolor_NCBIv3, whole genome shotgun sequence genome, ACAGTTACTATGCTGATCTATTTCATCTCCTCTGCACTTACACTTTCTGAAAACAGTAAACATTAACACAAATAACTAACACAGGAATTTGAAATGTGACATATCTCATAGTAACTTTTTTTTAATAGCATACCGATCTGCAGAAGTAGTATCATGAAATTGCTTATCTATTTGAGCAAGGTATATCTGGAACAAGCTTGACCTATGCGATCAGTTACAAACATGGAATTACCATTAATGATCACAAAAAATTAAGAAAAGCCATCCCATAAGGTAAAAGGTCAGCTCACCATGGTGGAATTGCTGCGGCGGTAAGAACTGGAGGTAGAAGCCACAGTAAGGATGGTTTACTCTCTATTGACTGTCTTGCATAGTCAAGAATATCCTTTTCCTGTAGTTCAATGCTTTGGATGAAGATACATTTTTTCAGGAGGTCTGAGAAAACAAAACATTGTAGATACCAAGATTAAAAATATATGCCCTCTTGCTAACAATTGTTATTGCGACTTGTGACAGGCCCATTATGCATTTTATTTCCTGAGGGATCTCTGAAAGGGATGCTAATCATAACTAATAAAACTATTATGCAATCAGttccaaagatttttttttgtagATAAAACATATAGAAGGCCCAACATAGCGTGTCAAATTTTCTTATCAGTAAGTGTTCCAAAACCCTTGATAGTTTGCACAAAGACACATAACAGTGCTCAGTATTTAGGTGAACCTTAGAATTTATTCTTAAGATGTACAGATAAATACTTAGTTGAGAGGGGTACAATCCCCATATTTCAGAATATTTCTCACTGAGTTAAATTTCCCACATACAGAATCCTAAGTCCAGAATAGGAAAAACCTCCAAATTAAGATGTTCGTCTTGGAATTTCTCCTGAGAAGTTCTGTGAAGGCACTGGTGCAGATCAGCATACATCTTGGATATAGGAATGAAACAGAAAGTGTGTGATATGAAGCGCTCTATCAATGTGTTCCATCGCCCTGTAATTGAACCCAGCAAGCATAGCTCCTACAAAGATAACATATACATGTTGATGTAATGATGTGACAATGTAGAAAGCTTATATACTAGAACCGTATACAGATGAAGGCCAAAATGAGTAGTTACCATAGTTTCGACAAGACCACTATGACATGGTTCGGCTAAACCTTTTAAGGGTTCAAATATTTTCATCCACTGCTCTTTAGGAGCTTTAAAAATCAAACTAGCTCCAGCTAAAACCCGAATGATCCGTTCATCAAGCAAATATGACAAACACTTGGCTCTCCATTGCTTCCACATTAGAAACTCGTCGATCATTCGCGATGTTCTGTGTTGTAATAGCATTGAGTAAGTTCAGACTGGGCACTGGGGCATGCTATCATGTAAGATAAAGGACACAGAAATGTGGATTTTGACAACAAAAGGCAAAATATCAAAGGTGAATGCTTACTTTGGAATCGCTGGGATGGATGGCTTATTAATACTATTTTCCAAGCTATTTCTTTTCACACTGTTCAAAAGTGTTTCCAGTCCTCTCTCAGCCAAACAAGCACACAATGCTGAATCCAGCGTTTTCTGAAATTCTTTAACTATAATCCGTGAATGGCCCGTGGATTCTGCATGCAGTTCATCAGAACTAGTGGGAAGTCCACCAACACGAGCATTCATGGTCTGCGCAAAACATGGCAGATTCATATTCAATATTGACTCAGCATACTCTTGGCATGCATTGTGCACACCATTAGCACAAATGCCATCAATATCTATCTCAACAACCGCTTCAAGAAGAGCACCAAGGTTTTCCACGCTCACTGTTTTTGCTTTCAGAAAATGTCGCACAACCAACACCCTTGCCATGGAAAGCATTTCTGAACGCACAACAGCAAGACCCTGCACATGTAACACGACATCACTACGTGTAAAACCCCCCAAAATCAATACATACACCATACAAGCTTTGGAGAAGCACCTTCGGGAACCCGGGGCTCGAGGTGAGCTCGAGGAGTGCCGCATCGAGCTCTCTTGCAGAATCCTCGTACTGGCCCGAGTCACGCAGGTCCTTGAAAATCTGAACACAAAGCAGAAACAATCGAGCAATTCAGGAGACACGTCTCCGACGCACTAATCGGCATTACTTCATACTAACTGTAGCAAAAAAATACTGCAAATCTCTAGAATATAAGAAAGCGGCTCAGAAAAGACACTAACCTCCTCGAAGAAGAGCGCCCACCGGAGGGCCTTCTTGACCTCTTCGGCGCTC is a window encoding:
- the LOC8084701 gene encoding LOW QUALITY PROTEIN: uncharacterized protein LOC8084701 (The sequence of the model RefSeq protein was modified relative to this genomic sequence to represent the inferred CDS: inserted 1 base in 1 codon), which produces MGWAHPAVAMEEVLRLVRGFVDVLVLAGGRTSSGAAATWSAEEVKKALRWALFFEEIFKDLRDSGQYEDSARELDAALLELTSSPGFPKGLAVVRSEMLSMARVLVVRHFLKAKTVSVENLGALLEAVVEIDIDGICANGVHNACQEYAESILNMNLPCFAQTMNARVGGLPTSSDELHAESTGHSRIIVKEFQKTLDSALCACLAERGLETLLNSVKRNSLENSINKPSIPAIPKTSRMIDEFLMWKQWRAKCLSYLLDERIIRVLAGASLIFKAPKEQWMKIFEPLKGLAEPCHSGLVETMELCLLGSITGRWNTLIERFISHTFCFIPISKMYADLHQCLHRTSQEKFQDEHLNLEEKDILDYARQSIESKPSLLWLLPPVLTAAAIPPWSSLFQIYLAQIDKQFHDTTSADRKCKCRGDEIDQHSNCEITERIQCLYAFHIQQXSFNGSTMT